The following proteins are encoded in a genomic region of Mycobacterium sp. 155:
- a CDS encoding CoA ester lyase, with amino-acid sequence MALSNTGPGWLFCPADRPERFEKAAAAADVVILDLEDGVAAKDREAARRALIDTRLDPARTVVRVNPVTTADHARDLEVVAATDYTTVMLAKSEHADQVRALALLDVVVLIETPLGALNVVELAQPDNAFAVMWGAEDLFAVTGGTANRRPDGSYRDVAQHVRSQTLLAAKAFGKVALDSVYLDIKDLDGLRAEVDDAVAVGFDAKVAIHPSQVAVIRAGYTPTDEQVTWARAVLDRVATERGVFQHDGLMVDAPVLRRAERIVALVPR; translated from the coding sequence GTGGCACTCTCGAACACCGGACCGGGTTGGCTGTTCTGCCCGGCGGATCGACCTGAGCGGTTCGAAAAGGCCGCCGCGGCAGCCGATGTGGTGATCCTGGATCTCGAGGACGGAGTGGCGGCCAAGGACCGCGAAGCCGCCCGCCGGGCGCTGATCGATACGAGGCTGGACCCGGCCCGCACCGTGGTACGGGTCAACCCGGTCACCACCGCCGATCACGCACGCGATCTCGAAGTCGTGGCAGCGACGGACTACACCACGGTGATGCTGGCCAAATCCGAGCATGCCGACCAGGTGCGAGCCCTGGCACTGCTGGATGTAGTGGTCCTCATCGAGACCCCGCTGGGCGCTCTCAATGTGGTCGAACTGGCGCAACCCGACAACGCGTTCGCGGTGATGTGGGGAGCGGAGGATCTGTTCGCGGTCACCGGCGGCACCGCCAACCGCCGGCCCGACGGCAGCTACCGCGACGTGGCCCAGCACGTGCGCTCGCAAACGCTGTTGGCAGCCAAGGCGTTCGGCAAGGTAGCACTCGATTCGGTGTACCTGGACATCAAGGATCTGGATGGGCTCCGGGCTGAGGTCGACGACGCGGTGGCCGTTGGATTCGACGCAAAGGTGGCCATTCATCCGTCCCAGGTGGCGGTGATCCGGGCCGGTTACACCCCGACAGACGAACAGGTCACCTGGGCGCGAGCAGTGCTCGACAGGGTGGCTACCGAACGCGGGGTCTTCCAGCACGACGGTTTGATGGTCGACGCTCCGGTTCTGCGGCGCGCAGAGCGCATCGTCGCCCTGGTTCCGCGGTGA
- the pdhA gene encoding pyruvate dehydrogenase (acetyl-transferring) E1 component subunit alpha: MAEPYATPQSVDLDPVRLVEADGSPTSETRYSRDLPPETLGWLYESMVVTRDLDTEFINLQRQGELALYASCRGQEAAQIGAAACLRKTDWLFPQYREIGVFLLRGITPGQVGAVWRGAWHGGLEFTNHCVAPIAIAIGTHGLHAVGAAMAAQRLGEDSVTVAFMGDGATSEGDAHEAFNLASVFKAPCVFFVQNNQWAISVPVGHQMAGPSIAHRAIGYGMPGIRVDGNDVLACYAVMAEAAERARHGGGPTLIEAITYRMGPHTTSDDPTRYRSGDEVQDWAARDPISRYRTYLESVGVYTERLQERVAARSHRLCAELREAIVGGPDHDPAELFDTVYAEITPELARQRDELLAELAKEA, encoded by the coding sequence ATGGCTGAGCCATATGCGACGCCGCAGAGCGTCGATCTGGATCCGGTGCGGCTGGTTGAGGCCGACGGGTCACCAACCTCTGAGACGCGCTACAGCCGTGATCTGCCGCCTGAAACGCTGGGTTGGCTCTATGAGTCGATGGTCGTCACCCGCGACTTGGACACTGAGTTCATCAACCTGCAACGCCAGGGCGAGCTTGCGTTGTATGCGTCGTGCCGCGGCCAGGAGGCTGCGCAGATCGGCGCGGCGGCCTGCCTGCGCAAAACCGATTGGCTGTTCCCGCAGTACCGGGAGATCGGTGTCTTCCTGCTGCGCGGTATCACCCCGGGGCAAGTCGGCGCGGTGTGGCGCGGCGCCTGGCACGGTGGCCTCGAATTCACCAACCATTGCGTCGCCCCGATCGCGATTGCGATCGGTACCCACGGCCTGCACGCGGTGGGTGCGGCGATGGCTGCTCAGCGGCTCGGCGAGGACTCGGTGACGGTCGCCTTCATGGGTGATGGCGCGACCAGCGAGGGTGACGCGCACGAGGCGTTCAACCTCGCGTCGGTGTTCAAGGCGCCATGCGTGTTCTTCGTTCAGAACAACCAGTGGGCCATCTCGGTGCCGGTCGGTCACCAGATGGCCGGACCGTCCATCGCACACCGGGCCATCGGGTACGGCATGCCCGGCATCCGTGTCGACGGCAACGACGTGTTGGCCTGTTACGCGGTGATGGCCGAGGCCGCCGAACGTGCCCGCCACGGCGGCGGGCCCACGCTGATCGAGGCCATCACCTACCGGATGGGCCCGCACACCACATCCGACGACCCCACCCGTTATCGATCCGGCGACGAGGTCCAAGATTGGGCGGCCCGTGATCCGATCTCCCGCTACCGCACGTATCTCGAATCCGTTGGGGTGTACACCGAGCGCTTGCAGGAGCGGGTCGCCGCACGATCACATCGTTTGTGCGCTGAACTGCGCGAGGCGATCGTGGGCGGACCGGATCACGATCCCGCCGAGTTGTTCGACACCGTCTATGCCGAGATCACGCCGGAGCTGGCGCGCCAACGCGATGAGCTGCTGGCTGAGTTGGCGAAGGAGGCGTGA
- a CDS encoding transketolase C-terminal domain-containing protein, translated as MTQIIDRPAAQGDSPEPWAPILRPVPAATELTMVQAINRALHDAMAADDRVLVFGEDVATLGGVFRVTEGLSETFGAQRCFDTPLAESAIIGLAIGMAIRGFTPVPEIQFDGFSYPAFDQIVSHLAKYRTRTHGDVSLGVTVRIPSFGGIGAVEHHSESTESYWLHTAGLKVVVPSTPADAYWLLRHSISCPDPVIYLEPKRRYWAREAVDTATPGLPLGRAAVRRAGTDVTVITYGGLVATALNAADLAAERGWSLEIVDLRTLNPLDFDTVAASVRRTGRAVVMHEGPRTLGFGSELAARIAEELFYDLEAPVLRATGFDTPYPPARLEKLWLPGVDRLLDCVERAMGQP; from the coding sequence ATGACACAAATCATCGATCGGCCCGCTGCACAGGGTGATTCGCCAGAGCCGTGGGCACCTATCCTGAGGCCCGTTCCGGCAGCGACTGAACTCACCATGGTGCAGGCGATCAACCGCGCGTTGCACGATGCGATGGCGGCCGACGACCGCGTGTTGGTGTTCGGCGAGGATGTCGCCACGCTGGGCGGGGTGTTCCGAGTCACCGAGGGCCTGAGTGAGACCTTCGGCGCACAACGGTGTTTCGACACACCGCTGGCCGAGTCGGCCATCATCGGCCTGGCGATCGGAATGGCGATCCGCGGGTTCACCCCGGTACCGGAGATCCAGTTCGACGGGTTCAGCTACCCGGCCTTCGATCAGATCGTCAGCCACTTGGCCAAATACCGGACGCGTACTCACGGCGATGTCAGTCTGGGCGTGACGGTACGCATTCCGTCGTTCGGCGGGATCGGTGCTGTCGAGCATCATTCCGAATCCACCGAGAGCTACTGGCTGCACACCGCTGGGCTCAAGGTGGTGGTGCCGTCGACCCCAGCGGACGCGTACTGGCTGCTGCGGCATTCGATTTCCTGTCCTGACCCGGTGATCTACCTGGAGCCGAAGCGTCGGTACTGGGCGCGCGAGGCCGTCGACACCGCCACCCCTGGGCTGCCACTCGGGCGGGCGGCGGTGCGGCGCGCCGGAACAGACGTCACGGTGATCACCTACGGAGGGCTGGTCGCTACGGCACTGAACGCCGCGGATCTGGCCGCCGAACGCGGCTGGAGCCTGGAGATCGTCGATCTGCGCACGCTCAACCCACTGGATTTCGACACGGTTGCCGCCTCGGTCCGCCGCACCGGGCGTGCGGTGGTGATGCACGAGGGTCCGCGCACGCTCGGGTTCGGATCCGAGCTGGCTGCGCGCATCGCCGAGGAGCTGTTCTACGACCTCGAAGCACCGGTGTTGCGCGCCACCGGTTTTGATACGCCGTATCCGCCGGCGCGGTTGGAGAAGCTGTGGTTGCCGGGCGTGGATCGGCTACTCGATTGCGTCGAGCGTGCGATGGGGCAGCCGTGA
- a CDS encoding dihydrolipoamide acetyltransferase family protein, translated as MNREFLVPDLGEGLQDATITSWNVSIGDTVELNQTLCTVETNKAEVEIPSPYAGQILELGGAAGDTLAVGALLARIETSESAPVAATTNGTSTIRKPVLVGYGADDTMDSSRRRASAPESERPRTKPPVRKLAAELHVDLTALAPGSGPEGIITRDDVLAAAGGAELLDVRGVQAEMARRMTLAHSEIPDAHARVEVDCTALLALRDRLAAADDAPPVTPFVLTLRMLVIALRRHPILNSTWVVADEHPRIHQHAAVHLGFGVAAPRGLLVPVVSDAHDLTTRQLAQKVSRLIDSARAGSLQPQQLTGSTFTVSNYGALGLDDGVPVINYPEAAILGMGALKPRAVVVDGIVTARPTMALTCAFDHRIADGAQVAAFLVELRNLIEAPELALLDL; from the coding sequence GTGAACCGAGAATTTTTGGTTCCCGATCTCGGTGAGGGGCTCCAGGACGCCACCATCACCAGTTGGAATGTGTCCATCGGCGACACCGTCGAGTTGAACCAGACACTGTGCACCGTCGAAACCAACAAGGCGGAGGTCGAGATCCCCAGCCCTTATGCGGGACAGATCCTCGAACTCGGTGGTGCAGCAGGGGATACGCTGGCCGTCGGGGCTCTGCTGGCGCGGATCGAGACCAGTGAATCCGCACCGGTGGCGGCGACGACGAACGGCACCAGCACGATACGCAAACCGGTCCTGGTCGGTTATGGTGCCGATGACACCATGGATTCCAGCCGGCGTCGTGCGTCTGCACCGGAATCCGAACGGCCGCGGACCAAACCACCGGTGCGCAAGCTCGCTGCAGAACTGCACGTCGACCTCACTGCGCTGGCACCCGGATCCGGTCCCGAGGGGATCATCACCCGTGACGACGTCCTGGCTGCCGCCGGTGGCGCGGAACTCCTCGACGTGCGGGGCGTGCAGGCCGAAATGGCTCGCCGGATGACATTGGCCCACAGTGAGATACCCGATGCGCATGCGCGCGTCGAGGTGGATTGCACGGCGCTGCTTGCGCTGCGGGATAGGCTCGCGGCCGCGGACGATGCACCGCCCGTCACCCCGTTCGTGTTGACATTGCGGATGCTTGTCATCGCGCTGCGTCGTCATCCGATCCTGAACTCGACGTGGGTGGTAGCCGACGAGCATCCCCGCATCCATCAGCATGCCGCCGTGCACCTCGGGTTCGGGGTGGCCGCACCGCGCGGCCTGCTGGTGCCGGTCGTCAGCGATGCCCACGACCTCACGACGCGCCAACTTGCCCAGAAGGTTTCGCGGCTTATCGACAGTGCGCGGGCCGGATCGCTGCAGCCGCAGCAACTCACGGGCTCGACATTCACGGTGTCGAACTACGGTGCGCTGGGGCTCGACGACGGGGTGCCGGTGATCAACTACCCGGAGGCGGCGATTCTCGGTATGGGAGCGCTCAAGCCGCGGGCCGTGGTGGTCGACGGGATCGTGACGGCCCGTCCGACCATGGCATTGACCTGTGCGTTCGACCACCGGATCGCCGACGGGGCACAGGTTGCCGCCTTTCTGGTCGAGCTGCGGAACCTCATCGAGGCACCCGAGCTGGCGCTGCTGGACCTGTAG